AACCCCGCGAGCCGCAtatttgagacccctgttctaatTATTAGTCAACCAATATATACAGCCATATGCTCactgttacatcataggcaactgaagagcaagtgagggctggggatcaaactcacaatttatactggCAACTGACCATCTCCAAAAAGGTCAATAgaaaacagttcatggagcacatttttttcagtgcaaaaatttataccagttctaatcactaaagcagcATAAGGCTATACTGTCCTTTACAATAAAGCTCCTTTACACCAATCTgacaatgtaaaggagccttgaaatttttacacctgttttatactcctgagggaattcactatgaacaatgggaacaattcacgaAGCAGACAGGCTACTACATTCTCCTCTGCCTGAGAGAACAGAGCCTGCCCCATACCTACCTCGtcagaaacaccccaaagccctgcccctccacaccgAGCATGCTGCAAGAGcgagcaagagggacagagtgtgtgtgtctctctctcacacacgatTGCCCAGCCCTACCCCCCGCACCGAGGTGGTGATTTATGTGTCTGCTCTAGGTGCCCAAAACAACCTGTCTGCACTGCCAGGGAATGGgcgcatgactgctcttgcagcttccctttgcttccccatcagaagtcattCTTCTGCGGgcaagcaaagaaatctgcggagGCCATGAATTCTGCCCATgcgcagtgatgcagaattcccccaggagtaaataatAGGCTTCCATTCAACATGACATTGATAATGAGTTTTAAATAGGATTGAAATAAGGATCAAATAGAATGCATACCTGCGATGGTATTAATGGAATCCATTAGTTGCTGAACATCAGAGAAATCTATGACTGTGTCTTCAAAGTCTGGCAGTGTTGAAAGCTCTAAAtccatatctttttttaaaaattctctcagCCTGTAAGTGTAAAAGAGTCTAATTCCTATAAGATGATAGTACCATCCTCTCTGAGAGATCCTTCAGGCTACAACATCAGTGTTAACAAGAAGAGAGAGCTCTTTATTTTACCGTTCAATAAAGAAGCTGCCTTATCTGACACACTTAAAAGAGAGCAAAGTCCTTTCTTAAATAATATCTAGATGGTTGCACAAGACATACCTTGGCTTCCATTTGTCACTTGCTCACATCATGTATTCAGAAATGTATTCTCGAACCTGCATAAGATTAGTGCTCACATTTTGTTATATCCaaattgggccaaatcctgcagctcGTTCTTACAGTCCATCCCCTTGTCATTCTTGGTCTTGCATTGGTTTGGCTGGCATGCTAGATAGGGTGGTCCCAGTAAGCAGGTGATAGAGAACATTTTCCACTAAAGCTCTAATTCTGAAGGAAGCGAGCTGTTGCCTCCAAAAACTGCATTCTTGCTTATTATTCATATTACAGTAGCCAGGACAGGGCCTCATTGGACTAGGTGGTATACAATTGTTAAAAAGAAGAAGGCGACCCTTTTTTCTTCTACTTGTTTTTATGATGGACTGAAATGAATTAAAACATACATTTCGCAATTGATTTGGCATATCCCAGGGCTCTTTTCTGACCATTACTATATTTCATGCTCTCAGTTTTGAGCACCCCGGCTGCATTTACTAAACCTCCTTATTAATGTATAAATAAGCTTGTTACTAATCTGTGTATGTAGAGAGCCCAGTTTAGGCAGATTTTGTATCCAGAGCATTTCTGTAAGACTTGAGCAATCCTGTTTTTCAGTCACTGCAATCAGTTTTCTATCACTAAAGCAAAGTGACACTGATTTAGTTATGCTATGTCTCTTATAGATGTGCTTTATTAAATTAGTTCAGAATCAGTTTCAAGCTGTTAATCTTGTTTTGGAGACTTTTCCAGCAGCAGTTTAAACTAGAATGATGAAAGATTTCCAGACCTCTAACTCCGAGCTTCAGTAACATTCAGTGCACCCTTACCAAAGATAGAGCGTTGTCACAAAATCAGTAAATACTTGAGAACACAGGATGCCCAACATTAGCATTTTCAGAAGATTATTTTGGAAGAGAAGGagtgaaaagcaaaacaaaatactaCTGATATTACCTGTCCACCACGGGTACTGCAGCctataaaaaagagagagaaaaagagaaagtcTTCCACGGATGCAGGACCAATTTAGCTTATTAACCCAAATGCAGACTATACAACACCAGATTTGTCTGACTGATTTTGTTCTAAATGCTGCCACATAGAACTATAGAGCTTGTTTTCTCATAACACTTCTGATCCCAAGAATGAAGTTCAGGCTTACTCTTATTTTCAGCTGACCAGATCCTGAGCTAGTTTGCAGTAGGATTGCATGGGATGTAAATCAGCACCAACCAACCTCCATCCCCACATACCCAGCTTCTACTAAATCAAGACTTGCTATCATGCCCACAGATTGTCTCAAGCAGGAACAAGCAGCATCTTGGAGGTGAAAGGGAAAATCTGTGGAGAGATCTGGATGTTCTTTGCAGATATGAAGGGAAGATACATTTGTTGAACGATCTGTCTCCTTTTTCCGTAGAAATAacaatgctccccactccctgtgATGGACACTTATTTGATGGAGACTGAGCACCACCCATTAATATAAGACAAAGCTGCCCAAACTTTGCCTAACTGAGGGCAGGCTGGTGATTTTCCAGGAGTCTGAGGGCCACCCTGATTTGAATTCAGTGAGGCAGGCTGTGGCCACTCATCTATAATATAGAGATGCAGCCCAGGGAGGTTCCAGGTCACAGCATGTGCTGCTCATCTCAATCTGAGCAGCATGCCTGAACCTGCTGGCTGCATGAGCTTGTGATCAACATCGATTTCCTCCCCTCCACGCTACATAAGGGGAGCATGCTGACCTCAGAAGAGActgaaaaaatggttactaggGCCAATGCAAAACTGCTTCAGGCTATTCTCAATGAAGCAGCAGAAAAGGGGAATGTCAGATCATGAAAAGCGCTCAATAAGCCAGATCAAAATGATCAAAATAGAAGAGATCCATGAGGTTGGACTTCAAGTGATATATGGTTAGAGGAGGAGCACCtgtcaaagaaaaatatttctctaaGTTGCTTCAACGGCAGGTTTCATTAATCATTTTGCAGGAGTCCCTAGTGTGTGCAGTTGGGGCCTCCTATTTAACTGCATATTTGAACTTCCTGGCAAAATGAGCAAAACAGAGTGAGGAGGAACAACATCCTACTGAAGCAATAATCTGCCTCTGTGAGCCCAAACTAGAGCTAGAAAGCTAAGACTGCATGCTGCAATGAACACTGCTAAGCACTTCAAAAGTTTCCTAAGTAGTTAGACCTGGAGAACAAACAGTATTTTCCCCAAGTCAGAATGATACTCATGAATCATTGAGTTTACCAGTGACAGACCTCTGCTGATGCATGTTAGTAATGTTGAATTTATCATGATTAAGTTAGTACCATGTGCAAAGCACCTGGAGCACTCACATCATCATAAAACTGGCAAGTAGAGTGCATGACCAGCTTTGAATGTTCTATGGAAATTCAATCACTCATGATCTTAGTGCTGGAGCCTTCGACTCTTGACTAGACAGAATTGTGAGGAAATAGACCATCCTTAAGGGGTCATGCCAGTTTAATTACTTTACCTTTATAAAATCAGCTTTCTCCTTGTCCTTGCACAGCTCCTGAATTGTTTCCATCAGCTCCTTACAGGTGTCAAGATTTTCTCCACAACTGACCAGTTGCCCATACAAGGCTTCTAGcttctgtttcttctcttccccaaGGCCTTCTACCTTTTCTTCATATCTCTGAGTTAGCGTTTGCATCACTTCATTGTAATGCATCTCGAAGTTCTGCTCTTGGCGCCCAAAATTCTCCTGGAAGTCATTtgagttttattttattcatcTAAAGCccgagccaaagcccactgaggtcagtaaGAAGGAAAATCTTGCTGGTATCAAATCAAAGTGATTGTTACAATGGAGACAATTTTGTTACAGATAAATAGTTACTAGACTGTAATATTATCATTAGATTATAAATAATGACCATATTTTATAACCGCTATTTATTAAACTCCCTCACCCCCGACAATGCACTGGGGATGTTAGACATTCATTCCAGATATAATACAAACATAGGaaagtataataaaaataatacaaaaaatataataaaactagCCTCTAAAATAAAAACTAGAAACACAAATAGGTGCACATTCCAGTTATAATAAGTAGGTGTTTCCACCTATATATTTGCACTGGGGGGAACCGTAGCACCCCATTGGGGATTCATGCATTCACTCTAGGGGAGCTGAGCAGCTAATGCTTGTATCCTTACCCTCCTGAAGTGGGGGGTCCAGTAGGAGGGAAGATTTAAGTGGAAATCTGGGCTTCCTTGCCAGCAGCTTTTTACTGTTTAGGCAGCGCTGCCTGGCTGTAGCCACCCTCAGCTACCTTGTGCTACTGCAACCTCCCTTCACTCAGATTTTCCACTGTCGGGGCCAGGCACCCTGGGATGTGCTGGAATAAGCCAGGATACTGCAGTGCATTGTATCATGTTACATTTTGTGCTCGGTAACCATGGCCTCTATTGCTGTAATTACTCATCCTGTATAAAAGTGAACACTGCAGTCTTGTCAAAGCAGCTGTGTACTCAGTTGGTCCCACATTGTGGAGTTAACCAAAGAGCAAATTGCTTACCTCTACAGTGATGAAAATTTCCTCCAAGTGACTGGCAAAGTTTTCCATTTCAGTAACCTGTTCTTCTAATTTACACATGTTTTTCTGAATCTCCTCCTACCAAACCAAGCATCGTTATTAATAGGCTTGAATACTATTTAACAGATATGCAGAATAATGGAAGAGACCACTTGGATAATTCTTACCTTTGCACTTTCCACTGCATTGGCAAGCTGGGTCACCTCATGGTCCTTATGATCACCAAACAATTTGTCAAAGGCTCTAATTGGAATCTTGCAGGTAGCACAATAAATatctgcagcttcctcttcacTGTTTGGCTGAATACTTTTCTCATCTTGCCAGCCATCCCTCCTAAGCTCTTCTTCGGAATGTTCATGATTATGCAACTCATCATACGCTCTCCCATTGTGTAGGTGTTGAGATTCATCTTCAGAATCGTGGCCAAGACATTCCTGTTCCTCTGTGCTTTCCATATGTTTTTTATGCTGAGAGCCGTTTACTGGTGAACTGCTCTTTGGTGCATTATATGTGGAGTCATATGATCCTGCTGCTACGCCTTCCTTGTGAGCTGGTGTCTCTTTGCTCTCTAAAATCCCAGACGTAGCTATATTCCCACCAAGAAGCTCTTGCTCTATTTCTTTATCCTCATCAAGTCCATATAGTTTTGTTAGTTCATCAACTTCCTTTTCCAAGTCATATGCACTTTGGTCAGAACTGCAAAAATCTTCCCCTGGCCCTGTTGACTCTTGGCTGGTCTCGCCCAGAGCCCCATCTCCACTTCCAGCTGGctcttcaggaaagatttctAATCTTCCATTTGATTCATAGAGATCCATGTGATAAAACGTTAAGCCTTCAGGCTCATTTTCATTAGATTCTGGAAACATCATGGACTCTGATGGATCAGTGGCTGGATCTAAAGCTGCTGTATCACTACTGAAAACAATTTCATTCTCCATTGCAATGGCAGGGCTGAATGACAGCAGTACTGTATCCCCAATAAGGCCTTCCAGATGACCAGATGAAATGTGTTTTAGTCCttcagaataaaaagaaaagaattagtCAGGTGTTTGCTTTAAAATGCACAGACAGAAGAGGTTGTGTTTAGGACTGCTGTTGATCTGGACCTAGGCCCTGCCTGGAAAATACCAGAGTTAGTAGATGGATTTCCCAGCAGGGCTCCACTTTTCTCAATGGATCTGCCATGGCTGATCCAAAACACACCTAAGGCCTCTTGTTTGCATGGGGACAGAAAGAAAAAATGGAGAAAGATGTTCTGCAGAAGTGGCTAGTGGCAACCAGAGTTTCCAGCAGAACAGGGGGAAATATGGCatatagtaaatatggcaggcgaccggcttggcttaacggtgaaatcctagcggatcttaaacataaaaaagaagcttacaagaagtggaaggttggacatatgaccagggaagagtataaaaatattgctcgggcatgtaggaatgaaatcaggagggccaaatcgcacctggagctgcagctagcgagagatgtcaagagtaacaagaagggtttcttcaggtatgttggcaacaagaagaaagccaaggaaagtgtgggccccttactgaatgagggaggcaacctagtgacagaggatgtggaaaaagctaatgtactcaatgctttttttgcctctgttttcactaacaaggtcagctcccagactgctacgctgggcatcacaaaatggggaagagatggccagccctctgtggagatagaggtggctagggactatttagaaaagctggacgtgcacaagtccatggggccggacgagttgcatccgagagtgctgaaggaattggcggctgtgattgcagagccattggccattatctttgaaaactcgtggcgaaccggggaagtcccggatgactggaaaaaggctaatgtagtgccaatctttaaaaaagggaagaaggaggatcctgggaactacaggccagtcagcctcacctcagtccctggaaaaatcatggagcaggtcctcaaagaatcaatcttgaagtacttgcatgagaggaaagtgatcaggaacagccagcatggattcaccaagggaaggtcatgcctgactaatctaatcaccttttatgatgagattactggttctgtggatgaagggaaagcagtggatgtattgtttcttgactttagcaaagcttttgacacggtctcccacagtattcttgtcagcaagttaaggaagtatgggctggatgaatgcactatagggtgggtagaaagctggctagattgtcgggctcaacgggtagtgatcaatggctccatgtctagttggcagccggtgtcaagtggagtgccccaggggtcggtcctggggccggttttgttcaatatcttcataaatgatctggaggatggtgtggattgcactctcagcaaatttgcggacgatactaaactgggaggagtggtagatacgctggaggggagggataggatacagaaggacctagacaaattggaggattgggccaaaagaaatctgatgaggttcaataaggataagtgcagggtcctgcacttaggacggaagaatccaatgcaccgctacagactagggaccgaatggctaggcagcagttctgcggaaaaggacctaggggtgacagtggacgagaagctggatatgagtcagcagtgtgcccttgttgccaagaaggccaatggcattttgggatgtatacgtaggggcatagcgagcagatcgagggacgtgatcgtccccctctattcgacattggtgaggcctcatctggagtactgtgtccagttttgggccccacactacaagaaggatgtggataaattggagagagtccagcgaagggcaacaaaaatgattaggggtctagaacacatgacttatgaggagaggctgagggagctgggattgtttagcctgcagaagagaagaatgaggggggatttgatagctgctttcaactacctgaaagggggttccaaagaggatggctctagactgttctcaatggtagcagatgacagaacgaggagtaatggtctcaagttgcagtgggggaggtttagattggatattaggaaaaactttttcactaagagggtggtgaaacactggaatgtgttgcctagggaggtggtggaatctccttccttggaagtttttaaggtcaggcttgacaaagccctggctgggatgatttaactgggaattggtcctgcttcaaggagggggttggactagatgaccttcaggggtcccttccaaccctgatattctatgattctatgattctatgattctaagaacagCCTAGTCAAGGTGACATGCAGGAGTGACACAATACGAACATCTTGAAAAGCAGTTTTGTCACATCCTTCTGTTATTATATTGGATAATGGTAACGTGTCAGTTGCCAGGTGGGGCCAATACCAGGGACTAAACtgggggacctccagagctaaaagtgtAACTCCACAGTTTGTGCTAATGAACCAACGTGTCAAGCAGAGAACTGTAAGACATGCTCCGTAGACTTCTTAGATTTTAACAACTAAATGCCCatctgcactgggcatgctccagcctggggctgagaggaatttccctgcaattgcagctgtGGGATGCTGTGAAGCGCACCAGCTCTATGCCCCTGAACTGAGTGCATGGAGGGAACTTGTCTCTCCTTGCTCTCGGTGACCCCCGTGCTGGGTCCAGGCAGCTCAAAGGAGAAAACTGCCTGAATCAAATGCAGAGAGGACAAAAGATGGACCTGTGAGGATGAAGGAAGGAGTAGATTTGTACAAAGAGACTGGgcttggctgggcaaggagactggactGGGAGCCATGGAGGGAAGCCATGGGGGGACTACGAGCCAGTAGttgggagtgggatggggaggggtagATGAGGTGCCtggaggagactgggactgagaatCTGTGGGGCAAGGGGAAAGAAGTGAAGGGGAAGGCGAGACAGACCTAATAAGGAGCCAGAGTGCAATGggaaaactgggactggctgggcaaagagactgggacaaagaGCTAGAGGGGACATACTGAAATTGGACAAGGAGCGTGGGGATTGATCTTGGAACTGGGAAGCTGTGCAGATAAAGAATGCGAGCAAGTGGTGGGATGACCAGAGGCCAGGGTGGTGAAGAGAGACAGACTACATGAAGAACCAGGAAGGGagaactgggatgagaagcctgtgGAGTGGAATTGTCTGGGTGGAGGAAAGACAGGCCTGGGACAGAGACATACTGAAGAAGACTGCGTAGAAGGGGGTTGTGTTTGGaggaaatgggcagaagagtccGTGCCCACCAGAGCACACTACCCACCAGAGCCttgaatggaacccaagattcctgagtctcagcatccctctgctgtcagcaaatatctagCAAAGACTGTCTCACGCACCTCTAGTGCTGGTCCGCCCAGAGgttgacttttgagtgcttgactttacaacctgcataatgttcttttaacatagggttttttggggggttggaGGAATTGCATGTAATTTAAGTATAATTTTCTAAATACATTTGTATAGATTCCTACATATGTATCAAACTATTTCTGTAGCTATAGACACGTAGAGGCATGGAGACACCCAATTACTGAAGCTGTATGTACATGTTGTTCATCATGACATAAAAGCATCCTGTTTTACTGAAGTAATGCACTCCACCTCACACACTCCTACTGTGTTTTGCAAAAGTCCTCTCATCTTTTATTGAACAGTCCCCACCCCTGGTCTTCTAGCAAGCCTGGAATTAATATCATAATAAGAATTTATGTTAATATTCAGAGAACATTTGGTGTGCTCTGTCAGGTTTGAAAATTCAGTATAACACCATGCAGCTCATCAGCACTAATAAGATCATGGCCATGGAGAGCAtaaatacttttgtttttgtCTCCAGCAGTTTATTGCTATGGTTAAAGAGTTCATAGAAATGCTTCAAGTGTTAGTTCAAACATTTCCATTGCATGTTAATGAACATATATCACAGTTACATTCTCTATCTAGTCACACCTCAATTAGGCATTTTAAGGCTCCTAAAATGACAATGTGGGTTTCTTCCTCTCACAGAAAGAATCAAAACTGTCAGTCATCATCAAGCTTATTGAAGCCATTTTAGAAgcttgtataatgacaggtttcagaatagcagccgtgttagtctgtatccgcaaaaagaaaaggagaacttgtggcaccttagagactaacaaatttatttgagcataaattttcatgagctacagcccacttcatcggatgcatgcagtggaaaatacagtggggagattttatatacacagagaacatgaaacaatgggtgatcaggtaaggtgagctattaccagcaggagagacaaaaaccttttgtagtgataatcaaggtgggctatttccagcagttgacaagaacgtgtgaggaacagtgtgggcgcagggaaataaacatggggaaatagttttactttgtgtaatgacacatccactcccagtctttattcaagcctaatttaatggtgtccagtttgcaaattaattccaattcagcagtctctcgttggagtctgtttttgaagtgtttttgttgaagaattgccacttttaggtctgtaattgagtgaccagagagattgaagtgttatcactacaaaaggttttttttctctcctgctggtaatagcttaccttacctgatcactctcattacagtgtgtatagtaacacccattgtttcatgttctttgtgtatataaaatccccctactgtattttctactgcatgcatccgatgaagtgagctgtagctcatgaaagcttatgctcaaataaatttgttagtctccaaggtgccacaagtactgttcTTTTAGAAGCTACAACCTTTGGGAGGTTTCCAAATTGCCATTTAAAGCTCTTACAGTTTCCATTAGCTCCTATTCCTTCACATTTTTTTCTGTGATTTTATTGATTTCCTGGCAGTTAATTGGCTAACAATGTTTTATTAAgactttttttctctgcttttgtgAAAGATtaaattttcccttttaaaacatgtatcaTGGAATAACAGCCAATTTCCAGCAAAATGATTGGTTCACAGGGATCTTGGCTTAATAGACATTAAATATTACTATCACTTTAGAGGTGAACTGGTGAGAATTTCTGTGGAAAATATTCCATTCTCCAGAGTTACGTTGGTATAACTGAGAACATAGTCTAGCCTCTGCTTTTATACACAAACACAGTCATTGAAgatatgaaagttgaactttgACTTAACACATTTTACGGTACCTAAAAATATTGATAAAAGGCAGACCATATTATATATGGCACAGGCAATAAAATAAATCACACTTATATCCTGGGAGTCatgcaatattaaaatattaaacaggACAAtagttttgaaatatattgagAAGTCTAACTTCTGCAAAGGTTTTTCATAATTTAACAACCAAACATTCTGTTTTACAAACTATAAATTATCTGCTGCTAAATCCAAAACCAAAATAGCAAGTATTTTGCCTAGTATGTTGTAATTCAATTACATAAATTAAAACAAGTATAATTAAAAGT
The Eretmochelys imbricata isolate rEreImb1 chromosome 10, rEreImb1.hap1, whole genome shotgun sequence genome window above contains:
- the FSD2 gene encoding fibronectin type III and SPRY domain-containing protein 2, whose product is MENEIVFSSDTAALDPATDPSESMMFPESNENEPEGLTFYHMDLYESNGRLEIFPEEPAGSGDGALGETSQESTGPGEDFCSSDQSAYDLEKEVDELTKLYGLDEDKEIEQELLGGNIATSGILESKETPAHKEGVAAGSYDSTYNAPKSSSPVNGSQHKKHMESTEEQECLGHDSEDESQHLHNGRAYDELHNHEHSEEELRRDGWQDEKSIQPNSEEEAADIYCATCKIPIRAFDKLFGDHKDHEVTQLANAVESAKEEIQKNMCKLEEQVTEMENFASHLEEIFITVEENFGRQEQNFEMHYNEVMQTLTQRYEEKVEGLGEEKKQKLEALYGQLVSCGENLDTCKELMETIQELCKDKEKADFIKAAVPVVDRLREFLKKDMDLELSTLPDFEDTVIDFSDVQQLMDSINTIAAPSAPVINPQALNSATGTSVRVCWGLFSDDTVEFYQLYYKQVSDDTPSEEQAELMLKVKETYCTVTNLVPNTQYEFWVSALNTAGVSPVSERAVYVTAPSPPIIKRKESRSCENAALVCWESGNMNPVDSYTVELSKLTNGENGDIITESIVGIPNCEALIQLEPGQSYIISVRAVNMGGPSERSEPGSIHTTGTYFYLNEDTAHPLLSVLEDGLTIACSEIENLECDLPFRDNGFTRCIAILGSMIPFQGKHYWEVKVDENMEYRVGVAFENTHRHGYLGANSSSWCMRHIVTPARHKYEFLHSGTTPDIRITIPPKRIGILLDYDNWKLSFFNLDIAQHLYTFNSHFQHYVHPCFALEKPGFLRICNGIAMPTSITLL